The proteins below come from a single Chryseobacterium capnotolerans genomic window:
- a CDS encoding transposase translates to MNFKNIHLGSLIRQHVTENGVEVSRICNFMKCPSIEVEEMYQQENLPTHILLKWCKLLEYDFFRLYSQHLILYTSPSKSISKKTNLPRFRKSVYTVEMIDFILEQINTGEMTKNDVMERYRIPKTTLYKWLSKYSKQ, encoded by the coding sequence ATGAATTTTAAAAACATACATCTTGGTTCTCTCATCAGGCAGCATGTTACAGAAAACGGGGTAGAAGTGTCCCGCATTTGTAATTTTATGAAGTGTCCCAGTATAGAAGTAGAAGAGATGTACCAGCAGGAAAATCTTCCTACCCATATTCTGTTGAAATGGTGTAAGTTACTTGAATATGATTTTTTCAGGCTTTATTCTCAGCATTTGATACTGTATACATCTCCATCCAAATCGATCTCAAAAAAAACGAATCTGCCACGATTCCGAAAAAGTGTATATACAGTAGAAATGATTGATTTTATTTTAGAACAGATCAATACTGGTGAAATGACCAAAAATGATGTAATGGAACGGTATAGAATACCTAAAACAACTCTTTACAAATGGTTAAGCAAATATTCGAAACAATAG
- a CDS encoding helix-turn-helix domain-containing protein, with amino-acid sequence MSIQLYSHSKGDLEKAVEIILNKAQNFIAPSKNEESQPEDLISQTEASKFLHVSIPTIIDWRKNKNLPYYNFSGRFYYSKKELLEYGRRNRK; translated from the coding sequence ATGTCGATACAACTTTATTCACATTCTAAAGGTGATTTAGAAAAAGCAGTTGAGATTATTCTCAATAAAGCGCAGAATTTTATAGCCCCTTCAAAAAATGAGGAAAGCCAACCTGAAGATCTAATTTCTCAGACCGAAGCTTCAAAATTCCTACACGTTTCTATTCCTACAATTATAGACTGGAGAAAAAATAAGAATCTTCCATATTACAATTTCAGCGGGAGATTTTATTATTCAAAAAAAGAGCTTCTGGAATATGGTAGAAGGAATCGTAAATAG
- a CDS encoding toprim domain-containing protein encodes MNCKQFNSVQLEEVLLSLGHLPKKQNEKEAWFLNPFGTETEASFKLDKRQNIWYLHSEGVGGNNIDFLKKYFNYSINEILSWASEKSFSSFHQQTEIEKPNYNITEVAEIQNWNLKKYLFERGLTQRSFRFLKEIKFTINNKKLYAVGFENLSGGWELRNSFYKGSLLKKDISIIKNDSNKIVVFEGFFDALSYIELQEKLKEDIIILNSISMLNRAKNYLQSYSEILLFLDNDSAGKKTKDELLSSFSNAVDYSFMYKDYKDFNEFLVVDKGGFIQQDETGQSHCFILPLRGNN; translated from the coding sequence ATGAACTGTAAACAATTTAATTCAGTACAATTGGAAGAAGTCCTCCTTTCTCTCGGACACCTTCCAAAAAAACAAAATGAAAAAGAAGCTTGGTTTCTCAATCCTTTTGGAACCGAAACCGAAGCATCTTTTAAGCTCGATAAGCGCCAAAATATTTGGTATTTACATTCTGAAGGTGTTGGCGGAAATAACATCGATTTTTTGAAGAAATATTTTAATTATTCCATCAACGAAATTCTCTCCTGGGCATCCGAAAAAAGTTTTTCTTCTTTTCATCAGCAGACGGAAATTGAGAAGCCAAATTACAACATCACTGAAGTTGCGGAAATTCAAAATTGGAATCTGAAAAAATATTTATTTGAAAGAGGTCTTACTCAAAGATCATTCAGATTTTTAAAAGAGATAAAATTTACGATTAATAATAAAAAATTGTATGCTGTTGGATTCGAAAATTTATCCGGAGGATGGGAACTAAGAAATTCATTTTATAAAGGTTCACTTTTGAAAAAAGATATTTCGATAATTAAAAATGACAGCAATAAAATTGTTGTTTTTGAAGGCTTTTTTGATGCGCTTTCTTATATCGAACTTCAAGAAAAATTGAAAGAAGATATTATAATTCTGAACTCAATTTCGATGTTAAACAGAGCCAAAAATTACCTTCAAAGCTATTCGGAAATATTACTTTTTCTCGACAATGATTCTGCTGGGAAAAAGACAAAAGATGAACTATTGTCTTCATTTTCCAATGCGGTAGATTATAGTTTCATGTATAAAGATTACAAGGATTTTAATGAGTTTCTCGTGGTTGATAAGGGTGGATTTATCCAGCAAGACGAAACTGGGCAGAGCCACTGTTTCATCTTGCCCCTTCGGGGAAATAACTGA
- a CDS encoding phage integrase SAM-like domain-containing protein: protein MKVSFELRKEKINANGLIPVQFVVRAEGERIRKNVGVSVLEKYWSGSRVKPNAKKEPSNNYQFLNDKLQKAEEKINDIFFFFRANKLEFSKELFLKKYDSEEEIKTTHFDFFDCFKEFIESGKLSKAYNTTKAQNTVKNFLEEFQNDKNFKIEFDSIDDYFFEELSKYCFFEKEIKNNYFAKIIAVIKTMLRWSIKKGYTENRKFEDFKASEHDIDIVYLTFEELMILYNKEFESERLSHVRDFYCMGCFTGLRFSDLSKLHLANISEEHIILSIQKTKTQNHAIKLNKYAKEILNKYKGTIYEPLPHISSQKFNEYIKECCEKAELTQPFTIHWFVGNQKNL from the coding sequence ATGAAAGTAAGTTTTGAATTAAGAAAAGAGAAAATTAATGCAAATGGATTAATACCCGTCCAGTTTGTCGTTAGAGCTGAAGGAGAAAGAATAAGGAAAAATGTCGGTGTTTCCGTATTGGAAAAATATTGGAGCGGTTCCAGAGTTAAACCGAATGCTAAAAAAGAACCAAGTAATAATTATCAATTTTTGAATGATAAACTTCAGAAAGCTGAAGAGAAAATCAATGATATCTTTTTCTTTTTCCGAGCAAATAAGCTCGAGTTCTCCAAAGAACTATTCCTGAAGAAATATGATAGTGAAGAAGAAATTAAAACCACTCATTTTGACTTTTTTGATTGTTTTAAAGAATTTATTGAGAGTGGCAAACTTTCAAAAGCCTACAATACAACAAAAGCTCAAAATACGGTTAAAAATTTTCTTGAAGAATTTCAAAATGACAAGAATTTCAAAATTGAATTCGACAGTATTGATGACTATTTTTTTGAAGAATTATCTAAGTATTGTTTTTTTGAAAAGGAGATTAAAAATAACTACTTCGCTAAAATTATTGCTGTAATTAAAACAATGCTTCGATGGAGTATTAAAAAAGGCTATACCGAAAACCGCAAATTCGAAGACTTTAAAGCTTCAGAACATGATATCGATATCGTTTATCTAACTTTTGAAGAGCTGATGATTCTTTATAATAAAGAATTTGAAAGCGAGAGATTAAGTCATGTCAGGGATTTTTATTGTATGGGATGCTTTACTGGATTAAGATTTTCCGATCTTTCAAAGCTTCACCTGGCAAATATTTCTGAAGAACATATTATCTTATCAATCCAAAAGACTAAAACTCAAAATCATGCTATTAAACTAAATAAATACGCAAAAGAGATTTTGAATAAGTATAAAGGCACTATTTACGAGCCATTACCTCATATTTCATCTCAAAAATTCAATGAATACATAAAAGAATGTTGTGAGAAAGCAGAACTTACGCAACCTTTCACAATACATTGGTTTGTGGGTAATCAAAAAAATCTTTGA